Proteins from a genomic interval of Watersipora subatra chromosome 10, tzWatSuba1.1, whole genome shotgun sequence:
- the LOC137406978 gene encoding uncharacterized protein translates to MVDMVDMVDMVDMLDMLDMADMVDMVDMVDMADMVDIANVVDMVDTVDTVDTVDTVDTYGGYGGYGGYGGYGGYGGYGGYGGYGGYGGYGGYGGYGGYGGYGGYGGYGGYGGYGGYGGYGGYGGYGGYGGYGGYGGYGGYGGYGGYGGYGG, encoded by the exons ATGGTAGATATGGTAGATATGGTAGATATGGTAGATATGTTGGATATGTTGGATATGGCAGATATGGTAGATATGGTAGATATGGTAGATATGGCGGATATGGTAGATATAGCAAATGTGGTAGATatggtggatacggtggatacggtggatacggtggatacggtggatacg tacggtggatacggtggatacggtggatacggtggatacggtggatacggtggatacggtggatacggtggatacggtggatacggtggatacggtggatacggtggatacggtggatacggtggatacggtggatacggtggatacggtggatacggtggatacggtggatacggtggatacggtggatacggtggatacggtggatacggtggatacggtggatacggtggatacggtggatacggtggatacggtggatacggtggatacggtgga